From one Triticum aestivum cultivar Chinese Spring chromosome 4B, IWGSC CS RefSeq v2.1, whole genome shotgun sequence genomic stretch:
- the LOC123091308 gene encoding DNA polymerase delta catalytic subunit has protein sequence MSSVGRGGKRRAGPPAAPSPLAAKRPQPMPPGAPQPPPRAAAAAEEEDMMDEDVFLDETILAEDEAALLLLDRDEALASRLSRWKRPALPADLVSGCSRSVVFQQLDIDYVIGESHKEFLPNSSGPAAIIRIFGVTREGHSVCCQVHGFEPYFYISCPPGMGPDDISGFKQTLEARMKESNRNSSVQRFVKSVELLQKQTIMHYQPNKSQSFLKIVVALPTMVASCRGILERGITIGSLGSKSFLTYESNILFALRFMIDRNIVGGNWIELPAGKYSKATRAMSYCQLELDCLYSDLVSHAPEGEYSKMAPFRILSFDIECAGRKGHFPEPTHDPVIQIANLLTLQGEAQPFVRNVMTLKSCSPIVGVDVMSFDTERDILLAWRDLIREADPDIIIGYNICKFDLPYLIERAEVLKIVEFPLLGRIRNSRVRVRDTTFNSRQYGMRESKDVTVEGRVQFDLLQAMQRDYKLSSYSLNSVSAHFLGEQKEDVHHSIISDLQNGNSETRRRLAVYCLKDAYLPQRLLDKLMYIYNYVEMARVTGVPISFLLSRGQSIKVLSQLLRKAKQRNLVIPNIKGQSSGQDTFEGATVLEARAGFYEKPIATLDFASLYPSIMMAHNLCYCTLVPPEDVRKLNLPPESLYKTPSGEIFVKPELQKGILPEILEELLAARKRAKADLKEAKDPFERAVLDGRQLALKISANSVYGFTGATVGQLPCLEISSSVTSYGRQMIEHTKKLVEDKFTTLGGYEHNAEVIYGDTDSVMVQFGVSTVEDAMKLGREAAEYISGTFIKPIKLEFEKVYFPYLLISKKRYAGLYWTNPEKFDKMDTKGIETVRRDNCLLVKNLVTECLHKILVDRDVPGAVQYVKNTISDLLMNRVDLSLLVITKGLTKTGEDYAVKAAHVELAERMRKRDAATAPTVGDRVPYVIIKAAKGAKAYEKSEDPIYVLDNNIPIDPQYYLENQISKPLLRIFEPILKNASRELLHGSHTRAVSISTPSNSGIMKFAKKQLTCLGCKAVISGPNQTLCSHCKGREAELYCKTVANVSDLEMLFGKLWTQCQECQGSLHQDVLCTSRDCPIFYRRRKAQKDMAEARVQLDRWDF, from the exons GCTCCCGCTCCGTCG TTTTTCAGCAGCTGGATATAGATTATGTTATTGGTGAGAGCCACAAAGAGTTTCTGCCCAACTCTTCTGGTCCTGCGGCTATAATCAGGATTTTTGGTGTCACCAGAGAAG GTCACAGTGTGTGCTGTCAGGTGCATGGGTTTGAACCATATTTCTACATCAGCTGCCCGCCAGGAATGGGCCCTGATGATATTTCAGGCTTCAAACAAACATTAGAG GCGAGGATGAAGGAATCAAATAGGAATAGCAGTGTGCAAAGATTTGTGAAGAGTGTTGAGCTTCTGCAGAAGCAGACAATTATGCATTACCAGCCAAATAAATCTCAGTCCTTCCTCAAGATAGTAGTTGCCCTACCTACAATGGTTGCTAGCTGTCGTG GCATCCTTGAAAGGGGCATAACGATTGGCAGTCTTGGTTCAAAGAGTTTCCTGACATATGAAAGCAATATTCTCTTTGCCCTTCGCTTTATGATTGACCGCAACATTGTTGGTGGCAATTGGATTGAACTTCCTGCTGGGAAGTATAGCAAAGCAACTCGCGCCATGTCCTATTGTCAGCTAGAGTTGGATTGCCT ATATTCAGATTTGGTAAGCCATGCTCCTGAAGGGGAATACTCTAAGATGGCTCCCTTTCGCATATTAAGTTttgacatcgaatgtgctggtcGCAAAGGACACTTCCCAGAACCAACTCATGATCCGGTTATTCAG ATTGCTAATTTACTCACGCTTCAAGGCGAAGCCCAGCCTTTTGTACGGAATGTCATGACTCTTAAATCATGTTCTCCCATTGTCGGAGTGGATGTAATGTCATTTGACACAGAGCGAGATATTCTACTTGCTTGGAGG GATTTAATACGTGAGGCAGATCCTGATATTATAATTGGATACAATATCTGCAAATTTGATCTGCCATATCTTATTGAG AGAGCTGAAGTTCTCAAGATAGTGGAGTTTCCACTACTTGGTCGAATCAGAAATAGCCGTGTCCGTGTCCGTGATACCACCTTCAACTCAAG GCAATATGGTATGCGTGAAAGTAAAGATGTAACTGTGGAGGGAAGGGTACAATTTGATCTTCTGCAG GCTATGCAAAGGGATTACAAGCTGAGTTCTTACTCATTGAACTCTGTATCTGCACATTTTCTAGGGGAGCAA AAAGAGGACGTTCATCATTCAATCATATCTGATCTTCAAAATGGAAACTCAGAGACACGAAGACGTCTTGCAGTTTATTGCTTGAAG GATGCTTATCTTCCACAAAGACTGTTAGACAAATTGATGTACATCTACAACTACGTAGAGATGGCGAGGGTCACAGGAGTTCCCATTTCTTTTCTGCTCTCGAGGGGACAGAGCATTAAG GTCCTCTCACAGTTACTGAGGAAAGCAAAACAGAGAAATCTTGTTATACCAAACATAAAGGGCCAAAGTTCTGGGCAAGATACCTTTGAGGGTGCAACT GTTTTGGAGGCAAGGGCTGGATTTTATGAGAAGCCCATTGCAACTTTGGACTTTGCTTCTCTGTATCCATCCATCATGATGGCCCATAACCTATGCTACTGCACTTTG GTTCCCCCTGAGGATGTCCGTAAACTCAACTTGCCTCCAGAAAGCCTCTACAAAACCCCATCTGGTGAAATATTTGTGAAACCAGAGTTGCAAAAG GGTATACTTCCTGAAATCCTTGAAGAACTGTTGGCTGCTCGAAAAAGAGCAAAAGCAGATTTGAAG GAAGCAAAGGACCCATTCGAAAGGGCGGTTCTTGATGGTCGTCAGCTTGCCCTAAAA ATAAGTGCAAATTCAGTTTATGGTTTTACTGGTGCTACTGTTGGTCAATTGCCCTGTTTAGAGATTTCTTCGAGTGTTACGAGCTATG GTAGACAGATGATTGAGCACACAAAGAAGCTTGTTGAGGATAAATTCACAACACTTGGAGGCTATGAGCATAATGCAGAG GTGATCTATGGAGATACTGATTCTGTGATGGTACAGTTTGGTGTTTCTACAGTTGAGGACGCAATGAAATTGGGAAGAGAAGCTGCAGAGTATATTAGTGGAACATTTATTAAG CCTATCAAGCTAGAGTTTGAGAAAGTTTACTTTCCATACCTACTGATCAGCAAGAAGAGATATGCTGGTTTGTACTGGACAAATCCTGAGAAATTTGACAAAATGGACACAAAAG GTATTGAAACAGTTCGAAGGGACAATTGTTTATTGGTAAAGAACCTGGTGACTGAGTGCCTTCATAAAATACTAGTGGACCGAGATGTTCCTGGTGCAGTCCAATATGTCAAGAATACCATATCTGATCTATTAATGAACCGTGTGGACTTGTCACTTCTGGTTATAACAAAG GGTTTGACAAAAACAGGAGAAGACTATGCTGTAAAGGCTGCCCATGTGGAGCTTGCTGAGAGGATGCGGAAG AGGGATGCTGCTACTGCACCAACTGTTGGCGACCGGGTTCCTTATGTTATAATAAAAGCAGCAAAAGGGGCAAAG GCATACGAGAAGTCAGAAGATCCAATTTACGTTCTGGATAATAACATTCCAATAGATCCTCAGTACTACCTTGAGAACCAAATTAGCAAA CCACTGTTAAGAATATTTGAACCAATTCTGAAGAACGCGAGCAGAGAACTGCTTCATGGAAGTCATACCAGAGCTGTTTCAATCTCAACACCTTCAAATAGCGGGATAATGAAATTTGCCAAGAAACAACTGACTTGCCTTGGATGCAAAGCAGTTATAAG CGGTCCCAACCAAACACTTTGCTCACATTGCAAGGGAAGGGAAGCAGAGTTATACTGCAAAACAGTAGCAAATG TTTCTGATTTGGAGATGCTCTTTGGGAAGCTATGGACGCAGTGCCAGGAGTGCCAAGGCTCCCTACACCAGGACGTTCTGTGCACCAG TCGGGACTGCCCTATTTTCTACCGGCGGAGGAAGGCACAGAAGGACATGGCTGAAGCTAGGGTGCAGCTTGATCGTTGGGACTTCTGA